TTCCCCCTTGGGGGAATACCGAACGGAGAGCGGTTGGATAAGCCGAGCCTGGGCCTTGCCGCAGGGGTACGCCTTGGAGGTGGCCCTTCCTGTTCCCAGCTTAGGGTACGCGCTAGGAGCGAGCATTTTGGCCTTTCCCTTAGCCTTAGCCTTGGCCTTAGGCCTTACCTTTGCCCTCTTGAAGAGCCTGCTCCGTCCCCTTGGAGAGTTGGCCCGGGCCACAGAGGCCCTTTCCCGGGAGCGCTTTCCAGAGCCCGTGCCGATTCCTGCAGGGGAGGATGAGCTTGCCACCTTGGCGTGGAGTTTTAACCGCATGGTGGAGGCGGTGAGGGGTTTTTTGGAAAGGGAGCGGGCGTTTACCCGCCACGCGGCGCACGAGCTGAGGACGCCCGTGGCGGCCCTGCGCAGCCAGCTGGAGGCTTTGGAGCAAGGTCTGGTGTCCCAAGAGCGGGCTCTCCCCCGTCTGAAGGCGCAGATTGCCCGCCTCGAGGGCCTTTTGCGGGACCTGCTGGCGTTGGCGCGGGGCGAGATGACCCGGGAGCCCGTTCGGCTGAGGACCCTCCTGGAGGAGCTTGGTCGGGAATGGCCGCGCCCGGTCTTCCGGGTGGAGACGGAGGGAGAGGTCTGGGGACCTCCCGAACTCCTGCGCCAGGTGGTGGCAAACCTGTTGGCAAACGCGTTTCGCCACGGCTGCCCTCCGGTGGAGGTGGGGTTATGGGAGGAGGGGGAGTGGGTGGTCCTCAGCGTGCGGGACCACGGCCCCGGGGTGCCAGAGGCCCGGATACCCGCGCTGGGTAGCCCTTTTCAAAAGGAACCTTCCTCCCCCGGTTCGGGTTTGGGCTTGGCCTTGGTGCGTCAGACGGTGGAGCGGCTGGGGGGCAGGGTCCGGTGGGGAAACACCCAGCCTGGTTGGCAGGTGGATATATGGTTGCCCAAGGGCGCTCCGTAAAGGGTTGGGCGGTGGTGCTTTGGTTCTTAGGGTGGGGGTTGGCTTTAGAGCTGCCTCCCCTGCCCCTTCCCCCTGTGCTTCCCCCCCGCCCGCCTTCTCTTCCCCTACCCGGTACCCCCTCCCCTTCCGACCAGGCCCCGCAGCGCTTTTATGGTCAGGTCACCTGGAGCGATGGCCAAACCCTGCTGGTGGGCGGGGTGCCACTCCTGGGTTCTTCCCCTTGGATGGCGCTTTTGATTCCGGGGATGGCGGTGGAGGT
The window above is part of the Thermus albus genome. Proteins encoded here:
- a CDS encoding sensor histidine kinase, with protein sequence MVWGFRSRLLLGVGLAVGVSALAQLGLGYWALLRTSEAVAQRELLLFAQSLYQALDFTGPLPTLKAEGYNLLLPFSGGRARVTREGRIYLSYGGPFPVASPLGEYRTESGWISRAWALPQGYALEVALPVPSLGYALGASILAFPLALALALGLTFALLKSLLRPLGELARATEALSRERFPEPVPIPAGEDELATLAWSFNRMVEAVRGFLERERAFTRHAAHELRTPVAALRSQLEALEQGLVSQERALPRLKAQIARLEGLLRDLLALARGEMTREPVRLRTLLEELGREWPRPVFRVETEGEVWGPPELLRQVVANLLANAFRHGCPPVEVGLWEEGEWVVLSVRDHGPGVPEARIPALGSPFQKEPSSPGSGLGLALVRQTVERLGGRVRWGNTQPGWQVDIWLPKGAP